The sequence below is a genomic window from Anas platyrhynchos isolate ZD024472 breed Pekin duck chromosome 20, IASCAAS_PekinDuck_T2T, whole genome shotgun sequence.
GCAGGGGAAGTGGAAGTTTCGGGGACATCTCCGGACCTGGCAGGTGACCGAGgcgccctgctgccagcagatgCAGCACgtctggggacagcaggagggTGGCTGCCATCAGCACGGGGCTCCCGGGGTGCTCAGGGAGCCCGTGCCCCGCAGAGCCCGGTGACATTTCGGTGGGCCACCTGGCTGGGGACACCGCACCACTGATAAAACCTTAACCCCATAACCCGTAACCCCTTTGAGCATCCTCAAAATGCTCGGGTTTTGAGGGAAAGACTTTTTTTGGACAAACAAGGCTGTGGTGAGCTGTTTGCAGCCGGCTGCTGGAGCATCCCAACCCAGGGGCACGGGGACCGAGGTGGGGACACgtcccccccccgcctcacCTTCTGTGCCACccgctgcagctcctggtggaTGTCGGGGAAGAGGAAGCCGAAGAAACCCTCTCCGTCATCCCCTTGCTGGCTCAGCCCGCTGGCGTGGTACTGCAAGAGGGAGCCGGGGATGTGTGTGGGgtgggcagctgctggcacggggtcgggggccgggggctgaaCCCCCTGGGGGCTCACCAGGCAGTTCTCGTGGATGCAGAGCCCGTCCTGCTGGCACGTCTCCCCAAACACCTCGGGGTCGTCGTCTGCCCGCTGGCACAGCCTGCACACTGCCGTGGGGACGGTGGCATTATCACCCCCAGCACTGTGCCGGGGGGGCCCACGGGGGTGACAGCAGCATatgggggagggctgggggagaggcaAACCCCCTACGGGGATGCTCTGCGCTCACCTTCCTCCTCGGGGACATGCCgcttcttttttgggggggacgGCACCTGAGGggaccctgccagcaccctgagcgGGGCTGTGGGACTGAGGGGGCCAGCTGGGGGGGGTTGTGGCACCCTGCGGCGCCGGGGTCTCAGCTCCATCACCGCATGGGGCCGAGGGGAGGTTGGTGGGGTCAGGAACCGTCCCCTTCCTTGTCCCCACAGTTTTGGGGACAAGAAGGGGAGCCGAGCTGGTGGCAGCGCCCTGCactggggggcgggggggtgatGGGTGTGTGACACGGCCCCGCACATTGTGATGGAGCACTGAGGAACCCCAGGGGAGGTGATGTGGTGGTGATGTCAGGATGAGCACAGCCACGACACAGGGGGCTGAGTGTGCTGGGGGGGCCCTAAGGGACAGGGACCCCATGTTGGGATGCCAGCATCACCCCACAGGGCCCGGCTCCCACCCTGGGGGTATAGCAGGGAGATGAGAGCCAAACAAAGGGTTTTGCAGGCCAAGCACTTTATTTAGGCATCAGAGCCCCTGACTCTTGACAAGCATTTTGATGTCTTCTCCGTCATCTTTGTAATTTGACTTTGTTAGCAGTGattggggcagcagcagcagggaagggtcagtttttcttctcaaagTGCTTCAGGTGTGCCTTCACCCAGGCGGCCTGGGGGTCCGCGCATATCTCCCTCCCCTTTGTGGTgaccaggctgcagggagaaaacCAGCGTTAGGAtgctgggagggggcagcagggggccAGAGCTGggtcctgccagcagcaccccgcATGTCCCCAGCCATGTTCCCgtcccctgtccccctcccAGCAATGCACAGGGCTCTGCCCTGGACATTGCACCCCAAACCCCAGGAATGAAGGGTACTCACACCAccccaggctggctgcagctggtgctggtgatGTAGGCAGAGGCGATGAGGCTACGCGGGACGGGGCGCTGCTGGTAGCTGAAGCAGCAGGTGGTGAGGGCGTTGTCTGTGGGGGCAGAGAAACAGAGCTCAGTGAGACCCCACACTACAGCCAGTGCTCCACCCAAGGACTTACCATCACCCGTCCACCCCTTGTGTTGCATCCCCCAAGCACAGACCCCTGGAGATGCCATCCCTCGGGCTGAGCCCCAGCACTGGTGGCAACCACCCGCACCCCACCACGAGGGTCCCATCCATGGGAAGGGGGACGGGGGTCTCCGTCTGCCCCAGAAGCTGCCTTATGGGGAtggggctcccagccccagggggTCACAGTGACACCCAGACTTACCAAGATGGGCCACAGCTGGGGAGCAGAGagccaggaggaggagagcgGCCAGGACAGCTGCGAAGACCTTCATGGTGCTGAGCGGATGGCAAGaggggctggaggtggctgcGGGGCTCTCCTCAGCACAATGCTCAGCCCCTGCTTCTGCCTTTTATCCTATGGCCACTGGGCAAGCGCAGAAAAGGATGCACGCATTGTTCCTAGGAAATTATGTAAGGACACCTGATTTTTGCTGAGAAAGTCTGATTTTTGGAGtagaaatgctgatttttggAGAAAGCGAGGAAGCTGCAAAAGGGGAAGCGCCAGCCACAGGAGCACTGCTTTCGGATTCCATTTTGGTGTTCGCTGGGGATGAACTGGGGCCCAAAGCCCTGTGGTGAGAGCCAGGCTGGGACACGGGGCTCTACAGATGGAGCCCTGATGGGATCTGATGGATTAAGGCTGCTCCATCCTCCCTGTGCTCAACCAGCTCTAAAGCGTCCGTGGTTTCCATCACTTGGAGCGTAAGGACTTTGGTGACGGAGTGCCCAGCACCCCACGGTCCCATTTCCTTCGTCCTGGCAGCAGGATGCTAACCGCCCGATGTCCCCGTTGCTGCCTTGGGGTGGCAGAGGGGCTCTGGTGAGAAGGGGAGGATTGTCCCCGCCTGGTGCTGGCGACTGCCAGGCTCCAGAAGGAGCGGGGCCACCCCGGGGTGCCCATCTGCAAGGGCCCAGCTGGGGCTAAGGGACGGTGCCAAGCCcccaggctttgtccttctGCAGCCACCAGCGTTTAACTCCCGGCTCCCTCCTGAGGAAAGCAACAACCTCCCCCCCAAGTCCTCAAAATCCAACTTTTCTCCTCTGTCTGCCTAAATTCACATCCCACGGGGCATCCTCAGCGTCCTTAAACCCACAATGGGGTAGGGACAGCTCAATGTGGGGGGCTACGGGGCCAGCCTTCACCCCCTTGGTTTCACTGCCCCATGACACCTTCTGGGCAGTTCCTGGTCTCCGTGGGGATGccaaccccctccccaaacccctcttTCCTCCAGCAGGATTTAAGTCACTCCAGTTCAGGACAGGGCTCTTTATTAAGGCCACCAAGGGCTGTACACGGGtgtggagaggaagagaggggggacgaaggcagcaggagctggggccagCCCCAGGGGTTAACGAGGCACCACGGGCAGGTAGCGGGGAGGCACAAATAAATAGGGTGCATGGTGGTGGTGGCTTCACACCACGGCATTGCTCAGCTTCTGTCTGTTCAGGTACTCCTGGAACCAGGGCTCTTCGGGGTCCACGCAGACCTTCCTCCCCTTCAGCAGCTCCACTCTGGGGGCAGAGGGGTGGTGTTAGATGGGGTGACCCCCCCTTTGACCCCAtcacccctctcccccccaaaatGCTGACTTTGGGCATCTTAAATTTCTTATAAACCCTGGCTTCCTTCCCATTTTTATCAGTGAAACAGGGGGTTGGGGTTGCAGGGACATTCGGAAGAAACAGGGAAGGGGGGTGCGCATCTCACACAGCACCCGGGGCGGGGTGTGACTCATTTTGGGGTGTCCCTGATGGCAGGTGAAACCTCAGGGAGGGTGGGCGAGCGAGGGCGAGGAGCGTGGTGGGGAGGAAGGCTGGGGGAGGAAGATTGAAGATTGGGGGAGGAAGATTGGGGGAGGAAGGCCATGGGACCGGGGCACTCACCTCACGCCTCTGCGGGAGCAGTTTGGGAGCGTCTCCTCGTAGCTCCGGATGAGCGAGGCAGGgattttcttctggaagaaCATATCCTTGTAGCAGCATTTGGAGCGGGGGCTGCGGACTGAGAGCAGACAGGGCTTGGTGCTGTCCCCAGGGGTGTCACTGCTCCCCAGGCACCTtcctgctccccctgctccGAGGGTCCCCGGAGTGTCCCCAGCTCTGTGGGTTTGCCCCATTGATGGACCCCCCTGGTTCTGCCCATCAGGAAAGCCCCAGAAACGAGCCCCTACCCCTGGGGCATGCCCAGACCCCTCGGCACCTGCTGAAGCTGTGCCTGAGCCTATTTTGGCTCCATTTAACAGGAATGGGACACCTCCAGCACCCCAACTCCCCAACAGGAGCATCGCCAAAGCTGCGCCCCTGACCCCAAACATCTCCGTGTCGGTACTTACAGGATAAGCCCCAGCTTTCAGTCCAGACAGCAGCGAGCAGCAGGGCGACCAGGGTCAGGGAGAAGAGCTTCATATCCAACCTGGCTTTATCAGCTCCAGCGACCCGTAGCTCTCGCTTGTTTCGGGGCTACGGTGAGCTACCTGCCTCTCCTGCCTGCGCCTTGGCGTTATAAAGCCCCCGGGCAGCATTTCCATGACACCCCCGGACTCTCCCCAGTGGAAGAAGTGCTCGTCGGCGTTCATAAAGGGCAAGTGGTGAATGGAAATTCCTCCCTCTGGCCggtgctgctccagcccctgctcacaCCCAACCTACGGCCCAGGAGGACGGTTGGAAATTCTGGTGAGGAGCCACAGCTCTGCGCCGCCGGTGATGCGCTGGGGACAGCGATCTATTTTGGGTTCGGCTGCTGCCACTGTGACAAACCACACAGGATGATGCTTGTGCTCAGCAAAGCCCCAGGAGAGCTTCTTTTCAAAAACCATCCTGGCTGTGGTGCTGCTCTTGCAGTTCTTCACGGGGGCGTGTGGCTCCCACCAGCCCACCCGAGACCCCGTGGCTGAGTGTTGGCTGCCCACGGCGGGGGCTGTGCCACCCGTGGTGCCACCCGTGGTGGTGACCCTGCCCATCACATCTCCTCGTGACAGCCCTGGAGTGAGGGCTGGCACCagggccaggtcctgcaccCCGAGGGGCAGCTCTGGTTGAATTTTGGCCGGGGTCTCCGTGGGGACAGCTGGTGGATGAGCACAAGAAGCCCCCTCCTTGCAGGTTGGCACCGACCCGGCGCTGTGCCCACTTCTCACCCCTTTTACTGGTGGCTTCCCCAAAGCCCACATGGATACTTCCTGACCCCGTGCACCCCCTGAATCcctcttcccccttctcccaCCCCCAGGACACATCAGGAATGGCCAGGACTTCATCTCTTCCCAGCGCTTTAGCGAGTCCAACGCTCACAGATGTTCTTTTGCACCCAGAGAAAGCCAAGAGGCGGACCTTGCCTGCTCCCCAGACACTTCACAGCCAGATGTTTGTGTGTACAAAGTTCCCTTTAATTCCATCACTGCGCCTTACAAAAAAACAAGGGTGAAGCTATTCCCTCTTAACCCCTATGCTGCAGGAAGCCTGGTGAGCGCTGTGCCACCGACATGCTGGTGCTGCCACCCGCAAAGCAGTTGTCCCCTGCCTGAGACCCCGTCCTGCCTTGGTCCCAGGGTGGGGGACAGTGAAAGATACAGGAGGTACGGAGCTGCCTGCGTGCAGAGCTCCAGGGTTTGGGCGTCCCAGTGGGATGCTGGATCcggggatggaaaaaaaaacaaagatgtgAGTGCTGgtcagcctggagctgggcatgGGGCCGCGATGGGAAGGACAGCCTCGATGTGCCACATTGCCCCTcgtgtccccatggccacctcTGCCACGGGGTCATCCTGGAGGGCCCTGTGGGGTTCCCACGGCCGCGCTAGCTGGGGATGGAGAAGGAGCTGACTGGGAAGCTCTGCTGGTACCTCTTCACCCAGGCCCTGCCCGCCTGGGCGCAGATCTCCTTGCCGCTCTTCACCTTGAAGCTGGGCAGAGAGAAGCAAAAGGCTTAGAGGGGATGCACTAcggggctgcagggctcagTTTTGGGGGAGCTCGGAGATGCCTCATGCCCCATCCCACCCCTGGGCAGCGCAGGAGCAGGTCTGgccactgaaaagaaagaagcagcaacGCCTGCCTCCCTTGGTGCCGCCCGAGGGGCAGGGGGTACTCACATCACCGCCTGGTGCGGGCACTCGGGGCTGGTGGCGTAGCAGGAGACGACGTTGTCCCTCTTGATTCGTCTCGTCTGGAAGTTGAAGCAGCACTTGTCGGGCACGGCCGGGGCTCCTGGGGGGGACAGCGAGAGCTCAGCTCAGCCTGGAGGCCCCCAGCTCCAGTTTGCATGAAGCAAACCCACCCCCATGCACCCCCTCCTTCTTTTCTGGGGTCCCCGtgctgtccccgtccccagtcCCCTGGGTGGGCATGCTCACTCTGGGCCAGGTTCTCGTAGCAAAGcgtgatgaggaggaggaggacgcaGAAGGCCCCGGCTGCCTTGGccatcctgggctgcaggagggctgcgGGCTGCTCCGTGCTCCCTCCTGCTTGGGACGGGGCTGCTTTTATGGGGCTGCTTCCAGTGGGGCCAGTAGTTGCGTAGACAGGGGGAGGACCTGGTTCCTGGCCATGTCCCAAAGCACAGAGGGTGGGCgattcccttcctctcccaagGAGGAAAAACTTCTCACAGAACCCAATGGGGTTGGGATTTTCCAAACTCCTGCCTCTGGCATTGGGGCTAATGGGTGGGTTGCTCCCCGAGTTTGGCTCCACACCCCAATTCCCAGGCGGGTTGCAGGGCACATAGGGCAGGACGGCGTCTAGGAGcccagcagggtgctggcagccgGACCCGCTCCCCGTGGACACCACatctgggagcagcagccccgtgTCCATGGGAGTAGAGCAGATGTCTGTGTCCCATCGCCGTGCCTCCCAGCATGGGGGCCGATGGCCAACCCCGGTGCCAGAATCCCAGAAAGCCATAGGGAAACAGCCTCTGTCCAGCTGCAGAAGGAATATACGTGGctcctgctgttgtttttttttttgggagagGGGACGGGCTGTGACATTCTTGGCTGTGACAAGCTGGGAAACAGCAGAGGCCAGACTGGGACCTCCCCGGGGGGTTTTGCCCGCCCCAGCTGTCTGAACCCCCCCTCTCCCAGCCTAGACAAATCCCAGAgctcctcttccagctgctgacAGCTGGTGGGCTGCAACCCACCTCCGCACATCCCCGTGGCTTGGGACACCTGCAAGGGGCTgaaggctttggggggggggggtccaggcTGCCCCCATCCCCAGGGGAACCGGGCCCCTCCATGGCAGGACCACACCAcccccctgcctcccctgcTGGCTCTTCTCCAGAGCTGTTTCCCAAAGGACCAGCCTTGAGTTTTTGGCTCCCAGGCTCCCTTGATGGGGCACATGCATTTGGGGTGCGGCGAGGGGGCTGTGAGGCGCCCCAGTGTGCAAATAAGGGGGAGTTTAATGTCTCCgtgcctgccagcagccccttcccatcACCAGTTTAATTTCCTCCAGCTTGAGCTGACTCCCCGGGAGTGGAGGAAAAGGGACACCTGGCTCCActttcccttcccagctccatCCTTTCCCCTCTCTTATCCCCATGCCCTGAGgtctcctggccctgctgcccctACAAGGATGGGCTGAAACCCCGCTGAGCCTGGCTCCTTCCCCGGTGAGAGCACGGCGTGGCTCTGAAATCACGACCTGCTCTCGGCAGCGTGGCTCGTGCTGGATGTGGCCACGGGAAGTCCGGGCTGGATCCTCGCAAGCACCAGCTGCTTCCACACAGGGAATGTTCAGCTCCCAGATTACGGTGATTTCCCGGCAATgagaacaagaaacagaaatgcaaggaaaacaaTGAGGTTTTGTTGTAATGGGAAAAAACCCTGTTCAGGACTCCCATGCATCGGGCCGGGGAAGTCCGAGGATGATGCTCCCAGCACCTGAGGCCGCCTCCGCCCTGAGCCCCGAGAGCTGGCAGCGGGGTGGGTGATTTTAGAGCCAGGTGAATTTTCAGCCCCCATCGGGCCCTGAGGATGGGAACACCCCACGCACTAGGTGACTCCGTGCAATTAATCCCCAGGAATGTCACCATTTCTCATCTGTCTCTGTTTTATCCGGCCTTCCCGGTGCCTCCGGGGTCGCTTGGCCTCGGGATGGAGGCAGACCTCCAGCCTCCGCCACGTGGAGGAGGGATGTGGGCACCACAGAGCGGGTCCAGcagcctctccttccctcctgaGTGGGGCTTTTGTCCCTCTCCTTCACTGGGAGATCCTATGGGATGCAGAGGAAGGTGGATTTGGGGACTGGCAGAGAGGTTTGGGTGCTCTGATGGTGCCGAGCTCCCGCTGCTATCCCTCTGCCGGATCACAGGACGATGCCTCAGCCCCACGCTGAGCAGAATTCATCCTTTAGAGATGCAGAGCAGTGACAGCTGCCTTTTCAGCTGTGTTTGCACGGGTGTTATTGATGCCACGGCGCGCTCCTCGTCCCAGCTGATGGATAAACCCGGGGGACGAAGATCTAAGCGCAGCGCCTGCGGGACGGGATGggacggctgctgctgctggggcagccaAAATAATGAGTGTAATCAAAGCAGCTTCACCTGGTCAGGGCTGCTTTCTGTAAAGCTGGAAGGATTTGTTTGGTTTACTCCTCTCCCTTTTAACTCTCTTGCCGTGGTTGGAACAGATCAGCGTTTCCATTACCTTGCCGGGGCTGATGGCGAGATAAGCACTTAATGCACACCCCACTCGTGAGATTTCTTTTCTAAAGGCTGACATGGTCCCTGCTGTCCCTGGCCACCCTCGGGACTTCCCCAGCCACTGGGGGAGATGGTTTCTGCTGAGCTTGGCAGGAGACCCATCCACCTTCCCCCGGTGGCTTTTAGTCACCCCTCACCAAAACCTACACCCCTGCGGAGAGCGCAGCTGGAAACCTGGAGAGGTGCCATCCTCTCCCCCAAAAAGTGGTGGAGGGTTTTTTGGTCTGAGGCTGGAAAACCCCATGGAAGCTCACTCCAAAACCTGGAGCCGGGCACCGGGAGCTGCCCCGAGGCTGCGGGGATGGGCTCATCCCCTGCTCCCAAATGCTGCTGGGAGGTGGAAGCGTAAAGACATGGGACGGAGCAGATGGCTTCATCCTTGCTGGGGGGAGAGTTCATTCACTGAGTCATGGCCAAGTCCTGACTTCACAAGCATCCCTCAGGGGTGAAAGCACCTCCCAGCTGAGGAAACTGAAAACTGAGCAAAGCCAAGGGAGCTGGGATGAATTCCTGTAAATCCATGGTATTCTGAGCACACGTCTTCATTTTGGGATCAACGGCTGGTGTCTGGATGAGGACATTCCCCCTTCCCAGGGCTGGACTGGGGGTGTGGGTCCTCCTCATCCCACAGTGGGGAAAACAGCCACAAAGGGAGAGGTTTTCCactcaaagcagcagctggatgGCCTCGGGGGCTGCAGTGAGTTGCAGGCTTGGGGACCCCAAAGGTGTTCCCAAAGCCCctaaaataaaggcaaaaaccTTTTGTCTAGGATGATGGCTTCTCTCTggacagcctggggaaggggcttTGCTGCTTCCCCTCTTGGGATGCTCTTCCCCCAGATCTCCTCTCCCCGAACTGTCCCTGGCTGAAGCCCCTGCTCGCCCTGGGCACTCCCACGGGTGTGTGACTCATTTCCGTGTCCTTTGGTCCCCAACATCCTGACTGTCACCGAGCAGCCCTGGCTGAAAAGTTGATTTCACACCAAACTCCTCTGCTGGAGATAACGATCAGGGCTGGGCTGCCTGAGCTGGGTGTTAGCTTCCCCCTCCCTAACCTTGGCCTTTCAAAAACCAAGAGCTGAAAACTCAGAGAAAACCCAAGgcactccctgcctctgcctgcaccctgaCTTCTGAGCCTGCAGGCTGCACACGCATCATTTCCCAGCAACCCGAAAGGCAAGAAGCAGCATTCGCTGGTGGGAAAAAGATATTAACAGAGAAACCCCAAAAGATAAAGTAAGATGCTCATGAAATGCTCCGCACTGGGAgctggggtaaaaaaaaaaaaagagtcaacAGCCTGGGGACTTGTTGGGATCTCCGTGTGCCTCCAGTATTGCTTCTGGGTGAAGACTGCTGGTGCCGTTTAAAGAcctcaatgtttttttttttttttgctttgggtGAATTTTCTCCAGGCACAAGAGTCCAGgctgggcagcactgcagggatgcagggtggtggtggtggggagcagAGAACGGCATCGACGGGGAGCTCGGCTGGGTCGTGTCCTCGGTGTCCTCCCGTGTTCCCCGGGAGCTTTCCCATAAATGCTTCTGCAAGTATTTTGGGGGAAGGTGATGGGAAAAACCTTCCACCCCTCTGCTCCTTCGGCTAGGCACGTCGTGCATTGAAAAATCAAAGCCAAGGGTTGGTGTGCtgattttctgaattattttccaGTTTGCTGCTGCCCGTGCAAGGCCGGGGAGAAGCGCACCTTGCCTTGCTCTCGGGCTGGAAATCTCCCCGAGCCTTGGTTGCTGTTTTCCCTCGGTCTGGCAGAAGATGTCAGTGCTGCCCAAGGAACAGCTCGCTCCGTGCCCACTCCTCCTGCCCATCACCTGCCTCGGGCCTTGCTGGGGACcctttgttttttgggggggatggaGTAGGTGGGATGCTCCAGCCGGCCCCACAACCTCATGGCCCTGTCCTCTGGGGACCCCAAGGGGTTTCCAGCCCCATGGGAACCATCCAGGAGTTTCTTGGGatggaggaggtggaagggatCCAGTCCCACATCCCCTTGGGTCCCACCAGCACCGGATCAGCCCTGCTGGGGATGCTCAGCACAGGGGAAAGCTGCTGCGTCCTGGGGAAAGAGATATGGAAGAGGgtacagggggaaaaagaagcCGGGAATCCGAAATGAATGCACACatagaaagggggagaaaatgctCAAAAGAGTGTTGACAAGTCTGGAGGCTTCTGGGACCTCGGGTGACCAGAAAAATAACACATCAAAGACCCCGCGTATGCCTGAAGACAGATAAAAACTCGGAGCCAAAATGTTCCATGAATATTTAACTGCCATCAATATTTAATTAGGAGATAGGGAGAGAGATTAGGAGCAGGGATACCCACCCCCTGCGTGCGCGCCAGCGCTGCCGGGCTCGGGGCAGAAGTTGGGGT
It includes:
- the LOC101791385 gene encoding C-C motif chemokine 5, producing the protein MKVFAAVLAALLLLALCSPAVAHLDNALTTCCFSYQQRPVPRSLIASAYITSTSCSQPGVVLVTTKGREICADPQAAWVKAHLKHFEKKN
- the LOC113845625 gene encoding C-C motif chemokine 4 homolog translates to MKLFSLTLVALLLAAVWTESWGLSFRSPRSKCCYKDMFFQKKIPASLIRSYEETLPNCSRRGVRVELLKGRKVCVDPEEPWFQEYLNRQKLSNAVV
- the LOC110354301 gene encoding uncharacterized protein, translating into MDTGLLLPDVVSTGSGSGCQHPAGLLDAVLPYVPCNPPGNWGVEPNSGSNPPISPNARGRSLENPNPIGFCEKFFLLGRGRESPTLCALGHGQEPGPPPVYATTGPTGSSPIKAAPSQAGGSTEQPAALLQPRMAKAAGAFCVLLLLITLCYENLAQRAPAVPDKCCFNFQTRRIKRDNVVSCYATSPECPHQAVIFKVKSGKEICAQAGRAWVKRYQQSFPVSSFSIPS